The Dissulfuribacter thermophilus genome contains the following window.
CACTTTTCGTTATTTTCATGATTCAGGAGAAGTACTTGGGGGCACTTTTGGCATTCACCTGTGCAGGCATTACCGATGCCCTAGACGGGGTTATTGCACGGTGGCTCAAACAAAAGACTCGAATTGGGGCTGTGCTGGATCCTATTGCAGATAAGGCCCTATTGTCTAGCTCTTATGTAGTTACTGCTGTAACAGGTATGATACCACCTTGGCTGTCTGTAATCGTAATCAGCAGGGATATAATGATCCTGCTTGGTGTTCTCCTCCTGTTCCTCTTTAAAGGTGGAGTAGAAATAAGGCCTACGATTTTGGGAAAATTTACTACATTGGTCCAGTTGGGCACGATCTTTTTAATGCTCGTAGATTCACAGCTTTCTTTTTTAAGAGCATTTTTTCCATGGATGTTTTATCTTTGTGCTGCTGTAACCATTGCTTCTGGACTCCAATATTTGGTGGTAGGGATAGGATTATTCAATTCTAATGAATGAGTTGATTCACAAGGGCTCCAATCTTCACTTTTTCCTCAAAGGCAGCCTTTTCTATTTCTAAATATGCCTCTTTATCAAGCCTCATCTTCTCTAGAAGCCATGGATCAATAGGCTCAATATCATACGCTAGAGGGGCAAAACCAATTTTATGGGCAAGGTGGTTTGCCAATGTAATAAAGAGTAGGTAATCAGGTGGAGATACTATGTCGAGGGGATCGTGGTGTTTTAGGGTAACGACTTGAAACGGTTCTGGAAGTTCCCAGATTTCCGAAAGTTTTGCACCCCATGCCCTATGATTTACACCCCAGGATTTTTCGAGTTCATCAAGCCTTATACCGGACTCCTTGGAGAGTTCAGCATAGAGATCGGGGATCTGAGACAATATTAGGAGCCATCCAATATCATGAAGGAGCCCCAGGGTATAGAGGTCTGGTTCTTCAACTCCTTCAATGTCGAAGTCTTGTGAGAGTACGGCTACTGCCACTGAGTGGGTCCAAAGTTTCATGGCTGATGCTTTTGCTGACGCAGGTACATCTAAAAAACGTTCGGCAAGTACTGAGGTTAGGGCAATTTTTAATACCTCTGGGGTCCCAAGTAAGACAGTTGCATGTCTGATATTGGTAACCTCTGTGTTTAGGGCATAAAAGGCACTGTTTACAGCTCTTAAGACTTTCACTGTCAGTGCTGGGTCCTGGCATATTAGCTCAGCAACTTCCTTGGATGATACATCTTTTGAATTTAACATCTCCATGAGTTTTAAGCCTATAGAGGGCATTGTTGGAATAGAGGGATTAGCCCAATCTATTGAAAGAAGTTTTTTTATCTCTTTTAGTTCGCGAATCATCAATGTTACTCCTTATCTTTTCCTTTTTGGGTCAATTCCACAAAGGGCTTGAACAAATCTATGGGTATAGGAAAGAGGGTGGTGGAGTTATTTTCAGCAGCCACCTCTCTAAGGGTCTGAAGATATCTGAGCTGAAGAGCTGCAGGGCTTTCCTCTATTATCTCTGCAGCTTCTTGAAGCTTCCTTGCAGCCTGGTATTCACCTTCAGCATGAATAATCTTTG
Protein-coding sequences here:
- a CDS encoding CDP-alcohol phosphatidyltransferase family protein → MNIPNLLTIIRIILTPLFVIFMIQEKYLGALLAFTCAGITDALDGVIARWLKQKTRIGAVLDPIADKALLSSSYVVTAVTGMIPPWLSVIVISRDIMILLGVLLLFLFKGGVEIRPTILGKFTTLVQLGTIFLMLVDSQLSFLRAFFPWMFYLCAAVTIASGLQYLVVGIGLFNSNE
- a CDS encoding HDOD domain-containing protein; the encoded protein is MIRELKEIKKLLSIDWANPSIPTMPSIGLKLMEMLNSKDVSSKEVAELICQDPALTVKVLRAVNSAFYALNTEVTNIRHATVLLGTPEVLKIALTSVLAERFLDVPASAKASAMKLWTHSVAVAVLSQDFDIEGVEEPDLYTLGLLHDIGWLLILSQIPDLYAELSKESGIRLDELEKSWGVNHRAWGAKLSEIWELPEPFQVVTLKHHDPLDIVSPPDYLLFITLANHLAHKIGFAPLAYDIEPIDPWLLEKMRLDKEAYLEIEKAAFEEKVKIGALVNQLIH